The Paraburkholderia acidisoli genome contains a region encoding:
- a CDS encoding NINE protein → MPNENNAARFRSKTLTAALAFLFGSLGAHRFYLYGPRDVWGWAHVIGTLLGIPGVMLLAATERASIFGWVLAVIGAVSVLSAFLAAIVYGLRPDAKWDAQFNAAFAQAGRASRSGWTVIFVVIFSLLIGAFLLMTGLALSFQTYFESQVEAAKAISQ, encoded by the coding sequence ATGCCCAACGAGAACAACGCCGCACGCTTTCGCTCCAAGACGCTCACCGCCGCGCTCGCCTTCCTGTTCGGCAGCCTCGGCGCGCATCGCTTCTATTTATATGGCCCGCGCGACGTGTGGGGTTGGGCGCACGTGATCGGCACACTGCTCGGTATTCCGGGCGTGATGCTGCTCGCGGCGACCGAACGCGCTTCGATTTTCGGCTGGGTGCTGGCCGTGATCGGCGCGGTTTCGGTGCTCTCGGCGTTTCTCGCGGCCATCGTCTACGGTCTGCGCCCCGACGCGAAATGGGACGCGCAGTTCAACGCCGCCTTCGCGCAGGCCGGGCGCGCGAGCCGCTCGGGCTGGACCGTGATCTTCGTCGTCATCTTCTCGTTATTGATTGGCGCGTTTCTGCTGATGACGGGTCTCGCGCTCTCGTTCCAGACGTACTTCGAATCGCAGGTCGAGGCGGCCAAGGCAATCTCGCAATAA
- a CDS encoding PA0069 family radical SAM protein yields MLPAKPLAPRKGRGAVTNLQGRYEIDQREAFDDGWQHVSEPQAGEEDGEPALRTQVFEERAKSILTRNQSPDIPFSVSLNPYRGCEHGCIYCFARPTHSYLGLSPGLDFESRIYAKINARELLLRELAKPSYEPEPIALGVNTDAWQPVERDLRLTRGVVEVLAERQHPFAAITKSSLIERDLDLLVPMAQRRQFMAAITITTLDANIARTLEPRAATPSRRLRTIRTLAEAGIPVGVSIAPVIPFVTEPDMERVLEACAEAGATSASYIVLRLPWEVAPLFHDWLAAHFPQRADRVMSRVRDMRGGKDYNSDFAQRMKGTGLWADLLKQRFHNAVKRLGLNERRHGILDMSAFMRDKTVREKPQLDLF; encoded by the coding sequence CTGTTGCCGGCCAAACCGCTCGCGCCGCGCAAGGGGCGGGGCGCGGTCACGAATCTGCAGGGGCGCTACGAAATCGATCAGCGTGAAGCATTCGACGACGGCTGGCAGCACGTGAGCGAGCCGCAGGCAGGTGAAGAAGACGGCGAGCCCGCGTTGCGCACGCAGGTATTCGAGGAACGCGCGAAGAGCATCCTCACGCGCAACCAGTCGCCCGACATTCCGTTCAGCGTCTCGCTCAATCCGTATCGCGGTTGTGAGCACGGCTGCATCTACTGCTTCGCGCGGCCCACGCACAGTTATCTGGGCTTGTCGCCGGGGCTCGACTTCGAAAGCCGCATCTACGCCAAGATCAACGCGCGCGAGTTGCTGCTGCGCGAACTCGCGAAACCGTCTTACGAGCCGGAGCCCATCGCGCTGGGCGTGAACACCGACGCCTGGCAGCCGGTCGAGCGCGATCTGCGTCTCACGCGCGGCGTGGTCGAGGTGCTCGCCGAGCGTCAGCATCCGTTCGCGGCCATCACCAAGTCGTCGCTGATCGAGCGCGATCTCGACCTGCTCGTGCCCATGGCGCAGCGTCGGCAGTTCATGGCCGCCATCACCATCACCACGCTCGACGCCAATATCGCGCGCACGCTGGAGCCGCGCGCGGCCACGCCGTCGCGGCGGCTGCGCACCATCCGCACGCTGGCCGAGGCGGGCATTCCGGTGGGCGTGAGCATCGCGCCGGTGATCCCGTTCGTCACCGAGCCGGACATGGAGCGCGTGCTCGAAGCGTGCGCCGAGGCGGGCGCGACGAGCGCGAGCTATATCGTGCTGCGCTTGCCGTGGGAAGTCGCGCCGCTCTTTCACGACTGGCTCGCCGCGCATTTTCCGCAGCGCGCGGATCGCGTGATGAGCCGCGTGCGCGACATGCGCGGCGGCAAGGATTACAACTCGGATTTCGCGCAGCGCATGAAGGGCACGGGCTTGTGGGCCGACCTGCTCAAGCAGCGCTTTCACAATGCCGTGAAGCGCCTCGGTCTCAACGAGCGGCGCCACGGCATTCTCGACATGTCGGCGTTCATGCGCGACAAGACCGTGCGCGAGAAGCCGCAGCTCGATCTGTTTTGA
- the rpsP gene encoding 30S ribosomal protein S16 encodes MVIIRLARGGSKKRPFYNIVATDSRNRRDGRFIERVGFYNPVATKGETLRIAQDRVTYWKENGAQMSPAVERLVKESQKAAAATPAA; translated from the coding sequence ATGGTCATCATCCGTCTGGCACGCGGCGGCTCGAAGAAGCGCCCGTTCTACAACATCGTCGCAACCGATTCGCGCAACCGTCGCGACGGCCGTTTCATCGAGCGCGTGGGCTTCTACAACCCGGTCGCTACCAAGGGTGAAACGCTGCGTATCGCTCAAGATCGCGTGACGTACTGGAAGGAAAACGGCGCGCAAATGTCGCCGGCCGTCGAGCGTCTCGTGAAGGAATCGCAAAAGGCTGCTGCCGCTACGCCGGCTGCTTAA
- the trmD gene encoding tRNA (guanosine(37)-N1)-methyltransferase TrmD — protein MQFDVVTLFPEMFRALTDWGITSRAVKQERYALRTWNPRDFTTDNYRTIDDRPYGGGPGMVMLAKPLEAAIGAAKAAQAQAGVAAPRVLLMSPQGKPLTHERVMGFAQEPGLVLLCGRYEAIDQRLVDRHVDEEVSLGDFVLSGGELPAMALMDAVVRHLPGVLNDALSAVQDSFVDGLLDCAHYTRPEEYDGVRVPDVLLGGHHKEIEQWRRREALRNTWNKRPDLIERARKNKMLSRADEAWLASLAKESNGA, from the coding sequence ATGCAGTTCGATGTCGTAACGCTCTTTCCCGAGATGTTCCGCGCGCTGACCGACTGGGGTATCACCAGCCGGGCGGTGAAGCAGGAGCGCTACGCGTTGCGTACGTGGAATCCGCGCGATTTCACGACCGACAACTACCGTACGATCGACGATCGCCCGTATGGCGGCGGCCCCGGCATGGTCATGCTGGCCAAGCCGCTCGAAGCGGCGATCGGTGCGGCGAAAGCGGCCCAGGCGCAAGCCGGTGTCGCGGCGCCGCGCGTGCTGCTGATGTCGCCCCAAGGCAAGCCGCTCACGCACGAACGCGTGATGGGCTTCGCGCAGGAGCCCGGTCTGGTGCTGCTGTGCGGCCGCTACGAGGCGATCGACCAGCGGCTCGTCGACCGTCACGTCGACGAAGAAGTCAGCCTCGGCGACTTCGTGCTGTCGGGCGGCGAACTGCCCGCGATGGCGTTGATGGACGCGGTGGTGCGGCATCTGCCGGGCGTGCTCAACGACGCGCTTTCGGCGGTGCAGGACAGCTTCGTCGACGGTTTGCTCGATTGCGCGCACTATACGCGTCCGGAAGAATACGACGGCGTGCGGGTGCCCGATGTGCTGCTCGGCGGCCATCACAAGGAAATCGAGCAGTGGCGTCGCCGCGAGGCGTTGCGCAACACGTGGAACAAACGGCCCGATCTGATCGAGCGGGCCAGAAAGAACAAGATGCTGAGCCGTGCCGACGAGGCATGGCTCGCAAGTCTCGCGAAGGAATCGAACGGAGCGTAA
- a CDS encoding PQQ-dependent sugar dehydrogenase: MTTNLASPGKRPQPRCSRDTVPFFARASAGATARLRTAWLALALLLLLAAPFARAALPIDRIKLPPGFHIEVLSAEVPGAREMTLSDSGILYVGSMTGDVYALELKDGKLAKRHVVASGLTMPVGVAWHDGSLYVSAVSSIVRLPDIDRHLDSPPRPVMVTDALPKERHHGWKFIAFGPDGKLYVPQGAPCNVCLPPNDPQRTHFAMLGRMDPDGSHYETIARGVRNTVGFAWHPQTHELWFTDNGRDMLGDDIPDDKLNRLAHVGEDFGFPYCHGGNVPDPEFGAGHPCSGFTPPVAKLGAHVAALGMRFYTGTMFPAGYANSIFIAEHGSWNRSKKAGYRVVRVSVDANGANARQDVFAQGWLDGDESQWGRPADVLPLPDGSLLISDDYAGAIYRVTYSKP, from the coding sequence GTGACGACCAATCTGGCAAGCCCCGGAAAACGCCCGCAGCCCCGTTGCTCGCGCGATACGGTGCCGTTTTTCGCGCGCGCGTCAGCCGGTGCGACGGCGCGGTTGCGCACGGCATGGCTCGCGCTCGCCCTCCTCCTGCTGCTCGCGGCGCCGTTCGCGCGCGCGGCGCTGCCCATCGACCGGATCAAGCTGCCGCCCGGCTTCCATATAGAAGTGCTTTCCGCCGAGGTGCCGGGCGCGCGCGAAATGACGCTGTCCGACAGCGGCATTCTGTATGTGGGCAGCATGACCGGCGATGTCTACGCGCTCGAACTCAAGGACGGCAAGCTCGCGAAGCGCCACGTGGTGGCCTCGGGGCTCACCATGCCGGTGGGCGTGGCATGGCACGACGGCTCGCTCTATGTTTCCGCCGTTTCGTCGATCGTGCGCCTGCCCGATATCGACCGGCATCTCGACTCGCCGCCCAGGCCGGTCATGGTCACCGATGCCCTGCCGAAGGAGCGCCACCACGGCTGGAAGTTCATCGCCTTCGGCCCCGACGGCAAGCTCTACGTGCCGCAAGGCGCGCCCTGCAACGTCTGCCTGCCGCCGAACGATCCGCAGCGCACGCACTTCGCCATGCTCGGCCGCATGGACCCGGACGGCTCGCACTACGAAACCATCGCGCGCGGTGTGCGCAACACCGTGGGCTTCGCGTGGCATCCGCAGACGCACGAACTCTGGTTCACCGACAACGGCCGCGACATGCTGGGCGACGACATCCCCGACGACAAGCTCAACCGTCTCGCGCACGTGGGCGAAGACTTCGGCTTTCCGTATTGCCACGGCGGCAACGTGCCCGACCCCGAGTTCGGCGCGGGCCACCCGTGCAGCGGCTTCACGCCGCCCGTGGCGAAACTCGGCGCGCACGTCGCGGCGCTCGGCATGCGCTTCTACACCGGCACGATGTTCCCGGCCGGGTACGCGAACAGCATCTTCATCGCCGAACACGGCTCGTGGAATCGCAGCAAGAAAGCGGGCTATCGCGTGGTGCGCGTGAGCGTGGACGCGAACGGCGCGAACGCGCGCCAGGACGTGTTCGCGCAAGGCTGGCTCGATGGCGACGAAAGCCAGTGGGGCCGCCCCGCCGACGTGCTGCCGCTGCCCGACGGGTCGCTGCTCATCAGCGACGACTATGCGGGCGCGATTTATCGCGTGACGTACAGCAAGCCGTAA
- a CDS encoding Lrp/AsnC ligand binding domain-containing protein: MRTQRQPVRALDRLDHRILKLLQQDGRMAMKDLAEQVGLSVTPCIERVKRMERDGVITGYYARVNPTVLGAALLVFVEITLDHKSGNMFDQFRREVQKIPEVLECHLVSGDFDYLIKARIGEMADYRKLLGDILLQLPGAVQSKSYVVMEEIKETLTIAVGD; encoded by the coding sequence ATGAGAACGCAGCGTCAACCGGTTCGCGCGCTGGACCGTCTCGATCATCGCATCCTGAAACTGCTGCAACAGGACGGCCGCATGGCGATGAAAGACCTCGCGGAACAGGTCGGGCTGTCGGTCACGCCGTGCATCGAGCGTGTGAAGCGCATGGAGCGCGACGGCGTCATCACCGGCTATTACGCGCGTGTGAATCCCACGGTGCTGGGCGCGGCGCTGCTGGTGTTCGTGGAGATCACGCTCGACCACAAGAGCGGCAACATGTTCGACCAGTTTCGCCGCGAGGTGCAGAAGATTCCCGAGGTGCTCGAATGCCATCTGGTTTCGGGCGACTTCGACTATCTGATCAAGGCGCGTATTGGCGAAATGGCCGACTACCGCAAGCTGCTGGGCGACATCCTGCTGCAACTGCCGGGCGCGGTGCAGTCGAAGAGCTATGTGGTGATGGAAGAGATCAAGGAGACGCTGACGATCGCCGTGGGCGATTGA
- the rimM gene encoding ribosome maturation factor RimM (Essential for efficient processing of 16S rRNA) — translation MSAHDDAKSAVTANTASSDEATGGANRRNAPSFGAFVRKPARDSAAKAAPAAEPLRAESTASWPADAVEVGAVVDAYGLKGWVKVAPHAQDGRALLSATRWWLIKGREGQSHREFHSAGRVSAKVHGDSVVAQLAGVDDREAALRLRGARVYVTRAEFPAPEADEYYWVDLIGLDVANEAGVELGKVADLIDNGAQSVLRITYPSTDKEGKPVTGERLIPFVGVFVKTVDLAAKRIVVDWDADY, via the coding sequence ATGTCTGCGCATGACGACGCCAAATCTGCCGTAACGGCAAACACAGCGTCGAGCGACGAAGCAACCGGCGGCGCGAATCGCCGTAACGCTCCGTCGTTTGGCGCATTCGTCCGCAAGCCGGCGCGCGACAGCGCGGCGAAAGCCGCGCCTGCGGCAGAGCCGCTGCGCGCCGAATCCACGGCAAGCTGGCCGGCCGACGCGGTCGAAGTCGGCGCGGTGGTCGACGCCTACGGCCTCAAAGGCTGGGTCAAGGTGGCGCCGCACGCACAGGACGGCCGCGCGCTGCTGTCGGCCACGCGCTGGTGGCTCATCAAGGGCCGCGAAGGTCAGTCGCATCGCGAGTTCCATTCCGCAGGGCGCGTGAGCGCCAAGGTGCACGGCGACAGCGTCGTCGCGCAGCTGGCGGGCGTGGACGACCGCGAGGCGGCGCTGCGCCTGCGCGGTGCGCGCGTCTACGTGACGCGTGCCGAATTCCCCGCGCCCGAAGCCGACGAGTATTACTGGGTCGACCTGATCGGGCTCGACGTCGCCAACGAGGCGGGCGTGGAGCTGGGCAAGGTTGCCGACCTGATCGACAACGGCGCGCAGTCGGTATTGCGCATCACGTATCCGTCCACGGACAAGGAAGGCAAGCCGGTCACCGGCGAGCGCCTGATTCCGTTCGTCGGCGTATTCGTGAAGACGGTGGACCTGGCGGCGAAGCGTATCGTCGTCGACTGGGACGCCGATTATTGA